A genomic region of Candidatus Atribacteria bacterium ADurb.Bin276 contains the following coding sequences:
- a CDS encoding HEPN domain protein → MDFLTKADLKEIVHKLKKLPFKVVLAILFGSSTRRTLSRDSDIDILIISDEIPPHRHRRQSEISLIKKLINIDRPLDILLLTREECFSNFRNHNPLFLDIATEGKVLIAEDEFLEELIEETKKYIHDQGIEKTENGWKFPIPYRKEAFLSQISNRQFAHAMLDDAKRDFEIGIIILEKEYFDKAVFHFQQSVEKSLKAVLIMMGVFVKSHFIGKALIKEIEEKQFPQLWMNKLRHIAQLSTEIEPEVTWSRYPGIDNNSLWIPAEEYSCEDTKNVKEKCQTILKTSQEFYRWWFKEVQK, encoded by the coding sequence ATGGATTTTTTAACCAAAGCCGATCTAAAGGAAATTGTTCATAAATTAAAAAAATTGCCATTCAAAGTAGTATTGGCTATTTTGTTTGGCTCCTCGACTCGTAGGACACTAAGTAGAGATTCGGATATTGATATTTTAATCATTTCTGATGAGATACCTCCTCATCGACATCGAAGACAGAGTGAAATTTCACTTATAAAAAAATTAATAAACATAGACCGGCCTCTTGATATTCTGCTCCTTACTCGAGAAGAATGTTTTTCTAATTTTAGAAACCACAATCCTCTATTTTTGGATATTGCTACTGAGGGGAAAGTCTTAATTGCTGAAGATGAATTTTTAGAAGAACTCATCGAAGAAACCAAAAAGTATATTCATGATCAAGGAATTGAAAAAACTGAAAATGGATGGAAATTTCCAATTCCTTATCGTAAAGAAGCCTTTTTATCTCAAATAAGCAACCGGCAGTTTGCCCATGCCATGCTCGATGATGCCAAGAGGGATTTTGAGATCGGAATTATAATTTTAGAAAAAGAATATTTTGATAAGGCTGTGTTCCATTTCCAACAATCGGTCGAAAAGTCATTAAAAGCAGTTCTGATCATGATGGGTGTTTTTGTTAAATCTCATTTTATTGGGAAAGCTCTGATCAAAGAAATCGAAGAAAAACAATTTCCGCAATTATGGATGAATAAACTGCGTCATATAGCTCAATTAAGTACTGAAATTGAACCGGAAGTAACTTGGAGTAGGTATCCGGGTATTGACAATAATAGCCTTTGGATTCCGGCTGAAGAATATTCATGCGAAGATACCAAGAATGTTAAAGAAAAATGTCAAACGATCCTCAAAACATCGCAGGAATTTTATCGTTGGTGGTTTAAAGAAGTGCAAAAATGA
- a CDS encoding Nucleotidyltransferase domain protein, translated as MDKKTVISVINRFKKALEKRGIKEIQIILFGSWSKGNYHEESDIDLIVLSDDFFGKSFWERTEILSSAILEVFEPIEAIAMTFQEWEKGDSPIISYAGSGEVIQ; from the coding sequence ATGGATAAAAAAACAGTTATAAGTGTTATTAACCGTTTTAAAAAGGCTTTAGAAAAAAGAGGGATCAAAGAAATTCAAATCATTCTCTTTGGTTCCTGGTCGAAAGGTAACTATCATGAAGAAAGTGATATCGACTTAATCGTTCTGTCCGATGACTTCTTTGGAAAAAGCTTTTGGGAGAGAACCGAAATTTTATCCTCGGCAATATTGGAAGTATTTGAACCTATCGAAGCAATCGCTATGACTTTTCAGGAGTGGGAGAAAGGTGATTCACCAATTATTTCTTATGCAGGAAGTGGCGAAGTAATACAATAA